The Rhizobium viscosum genomic sequence CCTTTCGTTGGCAGATGAGCTCGGTGCGCAGCACGCCGGCGAGCAGGCCGCAGGAGATCGGCGATGTCCTGAGAATGCCGGAGCCGTCATCAAGGAAGACGGAAGTGATCGTTCCCTCGCAGACGTCTTGTCGCTCGTTGAGCAAGATGACTTCATCCGCCTGTTGCTGCGGGAACTCGGCGCGCGCCGCTTCATACACAGTCCGGCATGTGGTCTTGATACGCAGTAGCTTGTCACTGGAATCGAGACGCGTGCTGGCGATACGGAGTTTCCAGACCGTGTCTTGCGGCAGCGGCGTGAAGGGCGCGGTGGTAATGTCGATCCGGCCCTGGCCGTCGAAAGTCAGCCTGACACGGCGCGGCTCCT encodes the following:
- a CDS encoding aminotransferase class IV family protein, which produces MTDFSLIETLRWQPDEGFVRLRLHLARLSRSARRIGFPEPMDVVAKLEDAVRDDKEPRRVRLTFDGQGRIDITTAPFTPLPQDTVWKLRIASTRLDSSDKLLRIKTTCRTVYEAARAEFPQQQADEVILLNERQDVCEGTITSVFLDDGSGILRTSPISCGLLAGVLRTELICQRKARVGRITLDDLDKGTLYVGNSLRGLIRAALQKD